A portion of the Carya illinoinensis cultivar Pawnee chromosome 11, C.illinoinensisPawnee_v1, whole genome shotgun sequence genome contains these proteins:
- the LOC122282594 gene encoding IRK-interacting protein: MAPSSTSLPSSSSKSPRLPPPQQPTHFTPIQECEREEHDEDGYSEEQIIQNRGRPAAGSTEKGVTPKHRPTPLHETYKSAKPNAKKNSESDTTETEEDGSVSCNKCRPHAREKISVVPLDNNGLNKQSSSIASPNGIFKAIFSSLTRRSPRSTVALTTAREEQWKIAVAELSHKLIQATRKRDEALLEASRLKYSMAELEKKLNKLEVYCHNLKSGLEECSTNSHYQIGKSHSNRLVNHLGYLSVNDKVIEHFLVSVSEARSSVRLLCRALTMQLRQMGNKVYERISILLQPYDIKVSLSKNPRSLIFYLEALLNQAFYEDFESAGFQKNSSNQILNLIDRCEANFESFTLLQELTWEEVLNKGTRHFSEDFSRFCDRKMSEIVAMLGWNRAWPEPLLQAFFVASKSVWLVHLLATSVHPSLPIFRVDKGAGFDGVYMEDMGGDKMRTLMPSVVRIMVAPGFYVYGSISSMVKCKVLCRYCNSNNINNQ; the protein is encoded by the exons ATGGCTCCCTCTTCTACATCTttgccttcttcttcctccaaatcTCCTCGTCTTCCTCCTCCCCAACAACCCACTCACTTCACCCCT ATTCAAGAATGTGAAAGAGAAGAACATGATGAAGATGGATATAGCGAGGAGCAAATAATCCAGAACAGAGGGAGACCGGCCGCTGGTTCTACGGAGAAGGGAGTTACTCCAAAACATCGCCCGACGCCTCTCCATGAAACTTACAAAAGTGCCAAACCCAACGCCAAGAAGAACTCGGAGTCTGATACAACGGAGACCGAAGAGGACGGTTCGGTCTCGTGTAACAAGTGCCGCCCACATGCGCGCGAGAAGATCTCGGTGGTTCCCCTGGACAACAATGGTCTCAACAAGCAGTCTTCGTCGATTGCGAGCCCCAATGGCATATTCAAGGCCATCTTTTCGTCGCTAACGAGGAGAAGCCCGAGGTCAACGGTGGCGTTAACGACGGCCAGAGAGGAGCAGTGGAAGATTGCGGTGGCAGAGCTCTCGCACAAGCTGATTCAGGCTACGAGAAAGAGAGACGAGGCTCTTCTTGAAGCTTCAAGGCTTAAGTACTCCATGGCTGAGCTAGAGAAGAAGCTCAACAAGCTCGAGGTTTATTGCCATAACTTGAAGTCTGGCCTCGAAGAGTGCAGCACCAACTCGCACTATCAAATAGGAAAGAGCCACAGTAATCGGCTGGTGAACCATCTCGGCTACCTGAGCGTTAATGACAAAGTGATTGAGCATTTTCTGGTTTCGGTTTCGGAGGCTCGGTCTTCGGTCCGGCTCTTGTGCCGCGCGCTCACTATGCAACTCAGGCAAATGGGAAACAAAGTATATGAGAGAATTTCGATTCTTCTACAACCTTATGATATAAAGGTTTCACTTTCGAAGAACCCAAGAAGCTTGATTTTCTACCTTGAGGCTTTGCTGAACCAAGCTTTCTATGAGGACTTCGAATCTGCTGGGTTTCAAAAGAACTCCTCGAATCAAATATTGAACCTGATTGATCGGTGCGAGGCTAATTTTGAGTCCTTCACCTTGCTTCAGGAGTTGACATGGGAGGAGGTCTTGAATAAGGGGACAAGGCATTTCAGTGAAGATTTCAGCAGGTTTTGTGACAGGAAAATGAGTGAAATTGTCGCAATGTTGGGGTGGAACAGGGCATGGCCGGAGCCACTGTTGCAGGCATTCTTTGTTGCTTCAAAAAGTGTGTGGTTGGTGCACCTTTtggccacctcggtgcacccgAGCTTGCCTATATTCAGGGTGGATAAAGGGGCGGGGTTTGATGGAGTTTACATGGAGGACATGGGTGGAGATAAGATGAGGACATTGATGCCGTCTGTGGTCCGGATCATGGTTGCACCTGGGTTCTATGTCTACGGCAGCATAAGCAGCATGGTTAAATGCAAGGTGCTATGCAGGTACTGCAACAGCAACAACATCAATAATCAGTGA